One window of the Eucalyptus grandis isolate ANBG69807.140 chromosome 8, ASM1654582v1, whole genome shotgun sequence genome contains the following:
- the LOC104414310 gene encoding probable E3 ubiquitin-protein ligase ARI8, producing the protein MISLLAPKEDKKKYSQYLLRSYIEDNRKTKWCPAPGCEYAVEYIAGSEGYNVSSQCSFNFCWNCTEEAHRPVDCGTVAQWIMKNSAESENMNWILANSKPCPKCKRPIEKNQGMMRLREEERWRKTHWSDILIIMNDGRAINPC; encoded by the exons ATGATAAGTCTATTAGCGCctaaagaagataagaaaaagtattCTCAATATCTTCTTCGCTCATACATTGAAGACAATAGAAAG ACCAAGTGGTGTCCTGCCCCTGGTTGTGAATACGCTGTAGAATATATTGCTGGCAGTGAAGGTTACAATGTTTCCAGCCAATGctctttcaacttttgctggaat TGTACAGAGGAAGCTCACCGTCCAGTAGATTGTGGCACTGTGGCACAGTGGATCATGAAGAACAGTGCTGAATCTGAAAACATGAACTG GATTCTAGCCAATTCAAAGCCTTGTCCAAAGTGTAAGCGGCCAATAGAGAAAAACCAAGG TATGATGAGGctgagagaagaagagagatggcGAAAAACTCATTGGAGCGATATACTCATTATTATGAACGATGGGCGAGCAATCAATCC TTGTTAA